From the Vallitalea longa genome, the window TTCTTTATATTTATCATGTCGGAAAGTAGGTGCTTTCAAATCAAAAGCAACACCTAAATGAGTTGCATTTTCATCTTTTATAACTTTTAATAGTATATTTATAAAACCTAGAACCGCATTAGTATACATACCTTCTGAATTAGATAATAAAGGTAATCCATAATAAGCTCTATTCATAATACTATTTCCATCAACTAATAGTACTTTTTCATTACTCATATTTTATTCATCCTTATTTATTATTTACTCAACTTTTCCACTTCAATAATTCTATTCTAGCAAGCTAATTAAAAGGCTTTGCAGAATAAAAATAGAGTTCTGCATTAAATTCAAGGTGGAAAAGTTGGGTTATTTAATTTTATATATTTTTTTATAATACTATAAATTATTATAACAAATCAATACTTAATAAACAATGAATATGAACAAAAAAGCAAAGAATAATCATTCTTTGCCCTTTTGATCTATCTATCTATTTAATTTATTCTTTATATTTTTTATAATTAATAACGGTAAAAATAATACAATAATTAATGAAATCACTATGATACTACTTACATACCAATTAACCCCTGTTTTCTTGTTTGATTCATTTTGATTATTACCATAATCATCAGATTTACTATTATTCGCATTTTCGGCATTGGATATTTCATCAACGGTATCATTATTTGATTCATCCTTGTCTGTTTTAACAATTTTTGTTTCTCCATTTTTTTCTTTTCCATCCATAGATAATATTTGTTGATTTTCAGCTTTAATATTATCCTCATTATTCTCATTAAATTCAATATTGACAGATTCACTATTTTCATTGCTAGGCTCAATACTTCTCGGTACTGTTTTTGTAGTTTGAGGTAATTCTTTATTTCCTTTTATACTCTGATTTTGTTCTCTTTCATTAACATCGGTATCATTATCTGTGGAAACTGATTTATCAGTTACTGAAAATGTTTTTGGATTGTCTTTAACATTTTCTAGAGGTTTTTTATCATTTTCAGTACTTTCTTCAACTACAGATTGTTTATCAAAATGTAATCCATCACTGGTATACATATCAGTATTATTCATCCTAATCAACCCAAAAATAACAACTACTACAAATGCTGCTGCAACTGCTGTATAATACTTTTTGAATTTGTTAAGCTTAGTTATTTTGTTTTCAATCTTCTTTTTAGCTGCATTTGTGTTATCTATTTTAACCATTAGATTTTTATGGAAATCTTTTGGCAATTCTTTATCTTCATTTAAATCGTTAACATCATTGATGATATTCTGCATAAAATCAAGTTCTTCTTTACATTTATTACAACTTGCAATATGCTCTTCAAACGCTTTTTTTTCTTTCGTAGATAATTGTTCATCAATATATAACGATATTATATCTAATACTTTAT encodes:
- a CDS encoding anti-sigma factor family protein produces the protein MNCDKVLDIISLYIDEQLSTKEKKAFEEHIASCNKCKEELDFMQNIINDVNDLNEDKELPKDFHKNLMVKIDNTNAAKKKIENKITKLNKFKKYYTAVAAAFVVVVIFGLIRMNNTDMYTSDGLHFDKQSVVEESTENDKKPLENVKDNPKTFSVTDKSVSTDNDTDVNEREQNQSIKGNKELPQTTKTVPRSIEPSNENSESVNIEFNENNEDNIKAENQQILSMDGKEKNGETKIVKTDKDESNNDTVDEISNAENANNSKSDDYGNNQNESNKKTGVNWYVSSIIVISLIIVLFLPLLIIKNIKNKLNR